Part of the Bacillus sp. THAF10 genome is shown below.
CTGAATACATTCAACAAAATGGAGGTGTATTCTTCTAAAAATAACATGGAATCTAGTCGTTTTATGATAATGCCTCCAAAAACAGGAAGGAAAAAAGCAATGAGAAAGGCAAAAATCAATCCAATAGTAAGCCCAATGGATAGCAGCCTAACTAGATAAAATGGCCTTGTTTCTTCGACATTAAATGCTTGATTCATTGCACCTATAAAAGCATTAATTCCATTGGATGCTGACCAAATTGTCCCGAGGATTCCAACAGTCAGGAGTCCTCCATTAGGTTTGTTTAAAAATTCATCAATGTTTTGCTCAAAAACAGCTACTGTTTCTGAAGGCATCATCGTTTGGAGGAATTCAATCGCCTTTTGTGGATCAATATTTAAGTAAGGCATTAAGGATAGCCCTAATACTAATAATGGAAAAAGAGAGAGCATGTAATAATATGCTTGTTCTGCTGCAAGGCCTGTTGCTCTGTCCTCCTCCATTTCCCGCCAAAGCCTCTTTAAAAAAATAACAAATCTTTTCATGCCAAGGCTCCTCCTCTCTTCTCTTTACCCTCTTGCTAAAGGCATGGAACAGCACCGAAATGATCCGCCGGATTTTATTATTTCTGATATATCTACTTCCAGTACTTGATAACCTCGCATTTTCAGCTTTGCA
Proteins encoded:
- a CDS encoding YihY/virulence factor BrkB family protein → MKRFVIFLKRLWREMEEDRATGLAAEQAYYYMLSLFPLLVLGLSLMPYLNIDPQKAIEFLQTMMPSETVAVFEQNIDEFLNKPNGGLLTVGILGTIWSASNGINAFIGAMNQAFNVEETRPFYLVRLLSIGLTIGLIFAFLIAFFLPVFGGIIIKRLDSMLFLEEYTSILLNVFRWIIAFIVIFTIITLLYRIAPNINKTIKELLPGALVATIIWQTVSLGFSFYISNFGNYSATYGSLGGVIILMLWLFLTGLALVIGGEINAIYHKDRLTRPPHYKDETFTAL